From Pagrus major chromosome 6, Pma_NU_1.0, one genomic window encodes:
- the LOC140998777 gene encoding olfactory receptor class A-like protein 1 has translation MDLCVTIKGVSFLLQTGMGILGNTVVLLAYAHIIYTEPKILPVDMILCHLAFANLMLLLTRCVPQTMTVFGLKDLLNDPGCKVVIYAYRIGRALSVCITCMLSVFQAVTIAPAGPRLSRLKPALPSLVLPTFAGLWLLNMAICIAAPFFSMAPRNGTVPAFTLNLGFCHVDFRDNLSYVINGVAVSGRDFAFVALMLGSSGYILLLLHRHSRQVRGIRRSQQGAGAETRAAKTVVTLVVLYMVFFGIDNVIWIYMLTVAKVSPVVADMRVFFSSCYASLSPYFIISSNKKVKAKIVCAAEQDQPSADNQESSDK, from the coding sequence ATGGATCTGTGTGTGACCATCAAAGGCGTCTCCTTCCTCTTGCAAACAGGTATGGGCATCTTGGGGAACACCGTGGTGCTGCTGGCGTACGCCCACATCATTTACACCGAGCCCAAGATACTTCCTGTGGACATGATCCTGTGCCACCTGGCCTTCGCCAACCTGATGCTGCTTCTGACCCGCTGCGTCCCCCAGACGATGACTGTGTTTGGGCTGAAGGACCTGCTGAACGACCCCGGCTGTAAGGTGGTGATCTACGCCTACCGTATCGGCCGGGCTCTGTCAGTCTGCATCACCTGCATGCTCAGTGTGTTTCAGGCAGTGACCATCGCCCCCGCTGGGCCTCGTTTGTCCAGGTTGAAGCCTGCACTTCCCTCCCTGGTCCTCCCCACGTTTGCAGGACTGTGGCTTCTCAACATGGCCATATGCATCGCAGCTCCTTTCTTCTCTATGGCTCCAAGAAATGGCACCGTCCCTGCTTTTACTCTCAACCTGGGCTTCTGTCATGTAGACTTCAGAGACAACCTGTCCTATGTGATCAATGGGGTGGCTGTCTCTGGAAGGGACTTCGCTTTCGTGGCTCTGATGCTGGGCTCGAGCGGTTAcatcctgctgcttctccaccGCCACAGCCGGCAGGTGAGAGGGATCCGTCGCTCTCAGCAGGGAGCCGGGGCAGAAACCAGGGCAGCCAAAACAGTCGTCACCTTGGTGGTTCTGTACATGGTCTTCTTCGGGATTGATAACGTGATCTGGATCTACATGCTGACGGTGGCGAAGGTGTCACCAGTGGTGGCTGATATGAGGGtgttcttctcctcctgctacGCCTCTCTCAGCCCCTATTTCATCATCTCCTCCAACAAGAAGGTCAAGGCCAAGATCGTGTGTGCAGCCGAGCAAGACCAACCGTCAGCAGACAATCAGGAGTCGAGTGACAAATGA
- the ora2 gene encoding olfactory receptor class A related 2 produces the protein MPSDEFIRGMLYLSLTIVGVPGNAAVILAFLLLIYHENRLLPADAIVLHLACVNLLVVGVRCLLETLASFYLASIFGDLGCKAVIFVYRTSRSLSIWLTFVLSAYQCLSIAPPGSRWASFRVLVAHYLGFVFLFLWLLNTCMSSAAVLFSFGTQNNSSLTNHAINVQFCFVHFPSKLSKESNGAAQVGRDVVPMALMTLASLIILVFLYKHSQQVKGLRSSSGGAGSGGAEQRAAKAVVALVTLYVILYGVDNGLWVYTLTVRKTMRSSLISDLRIFFSSLYAALSPMVIIASNRKVNGRLRCTVQEKPVQERATSLSTI, from the coding sequence ATGCCATCAGACGAGTTTATCCGCGGGATGCTCTATCTGTCCCTCACCATTGTGGGAGTCCCGGGTAACGCTGCGGTCATCCTGGCGTTCCTCCTCTTAATCTACCACGAGAACCGCCTCCTCCCAGCTGACGCCATCGTCCTGCACCTGGCCTGCgtcaacctgctggtggtggGCGTTCGCTGTCTGCTGGAGACCCTGGCCTCCTTCTACCTGGCCAGCATTTTCGGAGACTTGGGCTGCAAGGCTGTGATCTTCGTCTACAGAACATCTCGTTCCCTCTCCATCTGGCTCACCTTTGTCCTGAGTGCCTACCAGTGCCTGAGCATCGCCCCTCCTGGCTCACGCTGGGCCTCTTTCCGTGTCTTGGTAGCCCACTATCTGGGCTTTGTGTTCCTCTTCCTCTGGCTCCTCAACACCTGTATGAGCTCAGCGGCCGTCCTCTTCTCCTTCGGCACCCAGAATAACTCAAGCCTAACAAACCATGCCATCAATGTACAATTCTGCTTTGTTCACTTTCCTTCAAAGTTGTCAAAAGAGTCAAATGGGGCAGCTCAGGTGGGCAGAGACGTGGTGCCCATGGCCCTCATGACTCTCGCAAGTCTGATCATCCTGGTCTTCCTTTACAAGCACAGCCAGCAGGTGAAGGGGCTCCGCAGCAGTAGTGGCGGTGCAGGAAGCGGAGGGGCCGAGCAACGAGCTGCCAAAGCCGTGGTAGCGCTTGTGACCTTGTATGTGATCCTCTATGGGGTCGATAATGGTCTGTGGGTGTACACTCTCACTGTGAGGAAGACCATGAGATCTTCGCTGATCTCTGACCTGCGCATATTCTTCTCCTCGCTCTACGCAGCACTCAGCCCCATGGTCATCATCGCATCTAACAGGAAGGTGAATGGCAGGCTGAGGTGTACGGTGCAGGAGAAGCCAGTTCAGGAGAGAGCCACGAGCCTCTCGACTATCTGA